actaaaattgacaaagggggagattgttagagcatttctcggtcgaactcacatgcgttgctatctcaagcatgtttgtcaatgtcagtgatcaaaactataagtcttgatttctagtatattatagctaagtctcggactaggataaaaagtgtagttgagcccaatgacttcatggagattcatcatacaagtagaagaactactcaaggaaccggtggaacttctcgacaaaaaggtatgtgaaggcttgaacttatctatcactcaaaagtatatctactctatctcctactcgttgagacaagaagtcgtatgatatatatatagactttgattatacacatttgatattttgagccgagtatacctcacctatctatatctcgaaatatgtgttggtaagcttttcgcttcgatcaagtttatctttaccatgtgacgaaagtcatgatatgtttcaatcatcttgaaaatttccttgacgagaaatggtgtaacaactatataacgtcctctaagaatgtttcaatgattgaaatgagagtttagattacataaccaatggtggacataagcattgctgtggaaacacatttatgtataagtcttattccttgaaccaaagtttgcgaactttgttgatcaagagaaccggaagaatggcgtaagccaagtccgcgaactcagtccgcgaacttccaaagttctcaaacccgagaatttctactggagttgacaaactacttgcgtgaagctaagtccgcgaactcagtccgcgaaccgacgaagttctcatacccgagaatttctgctggagtttgtaaactctgatcggtaacttaagttcgcgaacctattCTGCAatcttgagaaggttatatatctgaagatgatttctgaacttaaacttaaaaagactaaggaatgcagtttgcaaaccgtggttataaaagttcatgaaccgattcaagtgaatcaaatcatctttgctttaattgtgtcttgtgtagtacataagatttccttgcaattgaacaactctctaactagttcatttgaagtcatttgaactagttatggtaaagaagaacatggttgatatgaaatgctcatatggctaaccttttggttaactattgttaaaccaacaagtgcatacgtttgggtacggtttacaaacctagaagcgtgcattgtcaagtgtgtgtaacaagctaagtttttgatctaacggttaagaaatattagctttaatctaaatcaggttttcatctaacggtgaatattgaatgctttgttactaagctaacattgattgcaaaccctggtttgaaagactatataaaggagacatctaatattatgcaaaattaatcccctcacttcacatgtgatactagtttgcgtgctagagtcgattctcctttaacctttggttttattcttctaaaactaggttaacgacttaaagacttcaatgggattgtgaagccagactgatactacttttattgtagttgtgtgatttgatattgcatcttctattgtacgagtacaatcagattgattggcttgagattaatatctccgataggcaatatataaaaagtaatcacaaacatcttcgtctcattgtttataattccgcaatatcttgtttctctaccatacgattaagattgttgtgaggtgattgataattctaggctgttctttgggaatataagaccggattatcaattggttcatgttcaccttgattattatcaaaagacggaacaaaacctttagtgtttatctgtgggagacagattgatcctttgatagacttgtctgtgtgagacagatttgtttattgtcaaagcctgcgatattaggtcgtagcaactcttagttgtgggtgagatcatctaagggaatcaagtgcgcagcatcctgctgggatcagaggctataggatcataactgtaccttggatcaatgggagattgattagggttcaactacagtccagtctgaagttagcttggagtaggctagtgtctgtagcggcttaatacagtgtgtgttcaatctggactaggtcccgaggtttttctgcatttgcggtttcctcgttaacaaaatttccggtgtctgtgtttatttcaatttccgtgttatattgttttatctttataattgaaataatacaggttgtgtgttagatcgtcaattagagtaatccagcctttggttgttgattgtcattgattgatccttggatattggtctttggtaccatccaagttattccttgcatttggttagaactcgcagttcctgcttgagtaaatcaaatcaagagagagatataaactcgttgatatacttttaattgattgagtcttcttgattatcttaaaagtatattcgagtttgtccatacatattgttaagcgaaatattgggtggtgttgacCCCCGTTTTTCACCTTCAACAAAACATGATCCCCAACAACAAACTCTACATGCCTCCTCTTTTTGTCCGCATAACATTTTTGGCGACTTTGAGCTGTTTGAAGTCGTTGAAGAATTAAAGCCACTTTCCTTGTAGTCTCTTGAATAATTTTTGTTCCATATAAACTACTTTCACCAACTTCTGCCCAACACACTGGTCATCAACAAGGTCTACCAGATAATTCCTCGAAAGGTGCCATTCCAATACTTGAGTGGTAGTTGTTAttatatgaaaactcaataagTTTCAGATGGTCCTCCCAGCTACCCTCGAAATCCAAAACACATGCTCTTAACATATTCTCTAAGACTTGATTCACTCTCTCGGTCTGACCGTCCGATTGCAGGTGAAAAGCAGTACTTAATCTTAATTATGAACCTAAATACTTTTGGAAACTACTCCAAAACCTCGAGGTAAAATGTGAATATCTATCTGAAACAATAGATGTTGGTACTCCATGCAATGCGACTATGTTATCAACATACAATTGTGCTAGCTTGTCTGTAGTGTAAGTAGTCTTTACAGGAATGAAATGGGATGATTTTGTTAAACGATCTACCACTATCTAAATCGATTCATGACCAGTGTTTTATCTAGGTAACCCAACTATGAAGTCCATGGATATATCTTCCCATTTCCAGGTTGGAATAGAAAACGATTGCAACATGTAGCCTGGTCTTTGGTGTTCAATCTTCACTTGTTGACGGGTCATACATTTCGAGATATGATTAGAAACATCAATCTTTATTCCCGGCCACCAAAAGTGTCGTTTCAGGTCACGATACATTTTTGAACTTCCTGGATGTACCGTGTACTTACTACAATGGGCTTCGTCTAAGATGTCGCGTCTCAAGTCATCATCTGCCGGTACACATAACATCCCCATGAACCTTAACCCGCCATCAGATCCTACAACAATCTCAGGTTTACCACTAGTACTCATATCTTTAAATTTCTGTTTGCACCATGAATCATTTGCTTGAGCAAAAATGACTCTCTCAATCAGATTTGGTTTTACCAATAAATGCCCAAGAAGTGTTGGTTTAGAATTTTCAGAGGACAAAACAGAGCCTGCTTCTGCCACCTCTTGCAACATCTTCCACTCAAGAGACATGAGAAGAGCAACAACCCCTCGTGGTTTCCTGCTTAGCGCATCAGCAACGACATTAGCTTTGCCCGGGTGATACTCAAGTGAAAAATCATAACCCTTTAACAACTCCATCCACCTTGATTGTCTCATATTCAATTCTTTTTGAGTGAACAAATATTTCAGGATCTTGTGATCAGAAAATAACTCAAATTCTCTCCTAGCAAGTAATGTCTCCAAACCTTCAAGGCAAACAATATTGCTGCCAACTCCAAATCGTGTGTTGGGTAATTTTATCATGTAGGCGTAGCTGTCGAGAAGCATAGGCTACAACTTTACCATCTTGCATAAGAACACATCCTAAACCTTGGTGAGAAGCATCCGTATACACCGTTAGAACACCACCATCAGGGCGAGGAAGCGTCAAAATAGGGGTTGTAGTCAGTCTCTTTTTTAATGTCTGAAATGCTTGCTCACACTCTTCTTTCCAAACAAAAGGGACTCCTTTCTTGGTAAAATTAGTTAACGGACCTGCTATGCTTGAAAAACCTTGAATAAACCGGCGATAATAACCAGTCAATCCTAGAAAGCTTCGCACTTTAGTTACGGATGTGGGTTGTTTCCAATCTAACATTGTTGTAACCTTGTGAGGATCCACGTCTATACCCTCCTTTCAAATAACATGTCCAAggaactgaacttctttctgccAAAATTCGCACTTGGAGAATTTAGCATACAGCTGATGCTCACGAAGAGTTCGCAGTACTATTTGTAGATGTTTGGCATGTTCTTCACGGCTAGACGAGTAAAATAATATGTCATCAATGAAAACAATGACAAACTTATCCAGAAAATTTTTAAACACTGTTCATTAAATCCATAAATACTGTTGGAGTATTAGtcaaaccaaaaggcataactAAGAACTCGTACGAACCATATCTTGACAAGAATGTTGTTTTAGATACATCCTTCTCCCTAACTCTCAACTGATGGTAACCAGTCCTAAGTTCGATTTTACTAAACCAACATGCTCCCCTTAGCTGATCAAATAAGTCATCAATCCGAGGAAGTGGGTACTTATTTATAACTGTAGCTTTATTCAACTCTCGATAATCGATGCACAAACGAAGTGAACCATCCTTCTTTTTCACAAACAATACCGGTGCTCCCCATGAAGAAGTACTGCGACGTATAAACCCTTGGTCCATTAAGTGCTGGATTTGTTCTTTAAGTTCACGCATTTCAACAGGAGCCATACGATAATGCTCCTTGGCAATTGGTGTTGTACCCGGTACCAATTCTATATAAAACTCAACCTCCCTATGCGGTGGCAGCCCTGGAATTTCTACAAAAACATACCCAAATTATGCTACTACCGGGATTGAGTTCAAGGGTTCACTCTCGAGAGAATAATTTTCATCATGTACACCACAAAAGTAAGCTTTATGAGGAGCCTCATTTGCAGTAATAACAACAAAGAATCCTTGGTTATCTGGTATTGAGAAAACTACAGATTTACCTTGAAAATCTAGCATTGCGTGATAAGCTGACAACCAATCTATTCCCAAGATGACATCAAAACCAACCATATCTAGCATATAAATATCAGTTGTAAATTCTAAACTCCCTAAATGTACATTAAAACCCCTAAATATACGATCAATCATGGTAGTTTTTCCTAAAGGTGACATTACTGAGAAAGGGGTTTCACATGACATGACCTCGATAGACAAATCACACACAAAAGCAGCAGCAATAAAGGAGTGGCTTGTACCGGAATCAATAGAATTATACCAAGCTTGTCTTGGATAAGAAACATACCTTCCACAACTTCATCAGGTACTTGTTCTTGTCGTGGAACTAAGGCGTGAAATTTGCCTTGGTTGGAAATGGTTATGTTCTGTCCATTGCTTTGGTTTTGAGAATTTTTCTGCTTAGCTCGAGCATCCTTGGCTTGTCATTTGTTGTCGCATGATGTCTTAGGTCGTTGACGCCTCGGATTAGTGCACTCAAAACTCTTGTTTCCAGCATCCCAACAATTGTAGCAGTAAATAGGAAAAGTGGCGGCATTAACGGTTCCAGTATTTGTATTGCTAACAAAATCAGAAATTTGTCTCTTCCAGCCACCCGAGTTATTTCTATCACTTCGGAAATCTCCATTTCCCTTGTTCCTATTACCTTGATTCTGGTACTTGTTCCCTTGCTTGGAGTTACTAAAAggcttttgtttttcttctttagaaatttccctaatttctccgTGCCATAACCAATAAGCCTCAGTAGCTCTGGAACTGTCCACAACCTGTTAAAAAGTAGGAAAACAATGGCTGATTACCTTACTCCGAATATGGTCCCATAAACCATTCTCAAACTTTCGAGCTGACTTGTCTTCATCGGGTACCATGAAATGTGCAAAACGTTGCAAGGAGATATACTTTTCGAGGTAATCATCCACGAGCATAGGATTCACTTGTTCCAAATAAACAAACTCCTTAATCTTCTTGTGTCTCACGACTGCAGGGAAATACCTTGTATCAAACCTCTCATAAAATGCAGCGTAGGTAAGAGTCTTTTCATCCAGTCCTATAGAAGCATTCTTCCACCAATTTCTTGCTTCACCAGACAATTGGAAAACCGCTAATTGTTGTCTTTGTACAGGAATACATCTCATAGCTACAAATATTTTCTCGATATCCTCCTTCCACTTGTCCACAACTAGTGGATCAGTTGAACCCTCAAATATGGGTGGTTTCAACCTTACGAACTTCTCCAGCAGGTTCATCCATGCCGCTTGGGCTCCATCACCTTGTGGGATATGACCATCAACATTCCCATCTGGTGGCGGAGGCGGAGGCGCATTATGATTCCTATTATGGTTCTGCATGAAAGCTGTAAGGATAGTGGTCTGGTTTGTCATTGCCTCAGTCATCAACCTCATCATCTCAGCAAAATTAGGAGCTTCCCCATTCTCATTACCTCGAGTATTTCTCGTATTTCTGGTTCCTCTTCTTCCTGACATAACTAGTAGTAACAAAGGAAggggaaaaacaaaaatcaacgtCCATTCTACTAAGAGAAAGGAAACAGAAACAACTATTACGTCAAACGTAAGAATTGAGCGGAAACCTAAGTACCTAGAGTAAGTGTGCCTCACAACGCTACATGTCCACAAAGATCATGggatctgataccaactgtgacgaccCTGTATTTATATTAATAGTCCGCCGGCCCTATCAATAGTAATTCCAGATCTTTCCATACAAAAATAGGTCCATATAGCTCACGCTAGTAAAATAAAACGTCTAATTGAAATGAAAGTAAAATTCCATTAAAGACAAAACTGCAAGAAGACTTCTTTTTCATAAGAATAGGTACTCAACTGGACTaaatgttcaactaaattaagaAAAAACCACTAGAAGGTTTCGACATAACTATGTTTGAAAAGAATGAAAACTCGAAGTAAACTCTAAGTTTGGTGTCAAACACCGGTGTCTCTCATTGATAAACCTTATTGagaataaggaaaaagaaaacaaaatccaaAAGATAGCCACTGCAAAGAAGAGATCCTACTTCTTCCCACAAATTACAATGACTCCAAGAACAACTTTGCGACTAAATCACTTATTTAATCTACTACCTGAAATAGAAAATCAACACAAGGTCAGAGCTTTGGAATTACAAGTTCACTCTCATTCCATCATATATACCAATAGCATATAAGATACAAAAGTAAAAGGGTAGTCTTTATGTTTTAACTACaaccaaagaaaaacaaacagaGGTGAGATTTAGCATTCCACCCAAGTAATGATGCCGCTTACCTTCGACAATTCACAAAAGAACATACACATTCAAGAATAAGGATATTTACATTTATTCTAGTGCCCACCGGTGCTAACAAGCTATATGCTATTGTGGCCCTAATCTCTTGGCTTAAACAACTCATCTACTACCTACCGGTGCACTCATACTATTTGAATAGACGAGGCCCTGCTCACTTAGTAAGTAGATTCAAACATAAAATTCAGAAATCATTGTATAAGGATTTGAATCCTAATCGAACTTCAACCCATACACCAAGACAATTTAAAAAGTTTAGATCCAGCACATACACCTCAATGAAATATTCGGAATCATAAAATTAACACAATGCAGACAAACTATCTCAGTACAGTTCAGAAACTACCCCATCTGGTTTATGCCGACACTTACAACTTGACTTGTCACAATCTTCATGAATACTAATCTGATCCAACAGATATTTATACCACGCATTCATAGATATATCATAGGCAttgtatcaaaatttcatagaaaGGTAACGGTTAGAACCTAATTTACCACTGATTCCATAAGTTCATCTCAAACTGAATTTCTACAAGTTCACCTATAAAACTCAGTTGGTTGGGGTACTTCTCTAACTCATATTCATGTGAAATTTTTACAGCAAACTCATAGACTAAATTGTTTACTCCCATTGAAAATTCAGGTCATTATACACTGTAAAACATCTATTTTCACGGGTTTCTATCCCTGCACAGTGATCTGAAATATGTAGCAATGTACTCTGAACCTGGTTTGTTTTATCACATCTCCATCTCCGATCGTACTAAACATTTAACTGAGGTTTCATAATACTGTAACAAACAACATATATGAAAATTACAGAGATCCAATGGTTTGATGTAAAACtaagatacaaacaacagttaTGATTTTTGTGTCAAAAAATACCTAATTCGAAATTACCCTAGTTTTTTAGCTTCTTAACCTAAGATTTCAAGAGAAAGAACAATTGAAACTTACATACTAACAGTAGTACATGATAAAGCAAGAAAGAACTTGCCTTTGACTAGAGCAAGCCTAGAAAATTCCTAGTTTCAGCTGAAACTTCCCTCTCCCGGTGTGGTTTGCTTCCTTGACGAGTTAacctagtttttcttttcttttctctgacTCAGCCCATTTAACtaaggtttttattttgttttctgctAACCTAGTTACGACTGCACCCAAAATCTTCTTAAGGGCAGCCTACTAGCTATTAATAAGACTACCCTAAAGGCAACCAACGAAACAAACAGTTAAAGAATTTAAGGTTATGACACtaggctagtgtcagtagcggcttaatacagtgtggtgttcaaaactggactagcaCCCAGGGTTTTcttcatttttggtttcctcgttaacaaaacttctggtgtctgtgattATTTTTTTCcggattatatttgtttatataactgaaatatcacaggttgtgtgtgttagagcactgctcggtcgaactcgcaagttgctatctcaagcttgtttatcaagtttagttgcaaaaactataagtcttgatttctattctacttatagctatgtctcgtattaggataaaatgtgtagttgagctttagacttcacggcatttatcgattgaagacggagaactactaaggggagcttgtggaacttcattaaaaaaaggtatatggaaacttgagctcatctatcactcagaagtctatttttattctatatcctattgaggaaaaagtcgtatagctatatagactttactttatacacatttgatatttcgacttgagtctaactcgcttacatatttctcgaaatatgtgtttataagatttcgctttagccaagttcatcttttattcttgacgaaagtcaaaagatgatcatgtgaaaatcgcctggtaacatcttacatgatttgtgtgagacagtcatttgatgtagactcggaatgtttcgtattgatctattgatcacttgaaaattgctttgaagctaatatttgtgtgatacaactattcccgtcttctaagaatgtttcaatgattaaaatggagttttagaataattaaccattgattggatatagcacggtatgcgtacttgtatgctaacctttgcaagttactccaagtctgggaaccatcgtatgcatacccgtgtgcgtactggttcaacagttgaagtccgagaacttagtatgcatacccgtgtgcgtactggCTAAACAGTTCAGGTCCGAGAATTTAGTatccgtacccgtttgcataataACTCAACTGAGatcggtcgtgaacgacagtatgcgtacccgtttgcatacttgagtgagttaagttctaaaatcggtttattcgtgaacaaatacatttatataataaggaatgcaatattttgtaaaccgtggatataatgttcatgaattgattcaagtgaatcaaaatcgattcttctttaattgtgtcttgtatacttctatgagaatatagacaaTTGAAAAACtgtataactagttttatttgagtcatttgaactagttgtgataaacatgaacaaggttgatatgaaagtgttcatatggctaacttcggttaactattgttgagccaaccatgtgtaCACATTTAAGTACggctacccatatctaaatgaaggcacatttcatttgtgtataacaatctaagttcaatctaacggttgaaagatattagcttgaatctaatcaggttttcatctaacggtgaatattgaatgctttgttaccaatgtatcattgattgcaaacccttatttgaagactatataagggagaactctagaaactgggaaacctaatccccacacctcctgtatgatattagttgcgactagagtcgattctcctttaacctaggttttttctaaaaccattataggttaacaaattaaatacttcattgggattgtgaatccgaacccaactattttctctgtaattgcgttttctgatcttactttgttttatcgtattgagtactatcttctctgagattttctcgagattcaatctccgataggtaagataaaaagtagtcacaaacatcttcgtatcatcgtttgtgattccataatatcttgttccgcttccatactttaagatcattgtgaggtgattgatattactaggttgttcttcgagaatataagtctggtgtataaattggttcctattcaccttgatttatcaaaagacggaacaaaaatttgtaggtatttttgtgggagacagatttatctattcaatagacttttttgtgtgagacagatttgtttatcaagtcttcgactttgggtcgtagcaactcttagttgtgggtaagataatctaagggaattaagtgcgtagagtcctgctaggatttgAGGCGtcaggaacgcgactgtaccttaatcagtgtgagattggttagggatcaactacattttaatcccaagttaacttgtagtaggctagagtctgtaccggcttaatacagtgtggtgttcaaatttggactaggtcccagggttttttttgaatttgcggtttcctcgttaacaaaatttctggtgtctatgttatttcttttccgcgttatattttctatataattgaaatatcacaggttgtgcgtagttcaatcaattagtgaatccaacctttggttgttgattaaaatttattgacgcttggatattggtctttggtaccatccaagttatttctcatattaatccggctcacagatttctatctgttcgattgcagattgatttgataaattgagatataactcttggatgtattttccttgattgagtctgactgtctagttggttctcttgga
The nucleotide sequence above comes from Papaver somniferum cultivar HN1 chromosome 8, ASM357369v1, whole genome shotgun sequence. Encoded proteins:
- the LOC113305873 gene encoding uncharacterized protein LOC113305873, producing the protein MSGRRGTRNTRNTRGNENGEAPNFAEMMRLMTEAMTNQTTILTAFMQNHNRNHNAPPPPPPDGNVDGHIPQGDGAQAAWMNLLEKFVRLKPPIFEGSTDPLVVDKWKEDIEKIFVAMRCIPVQRQQLAVFQLSGEARNWWKNASIGLDEKTLTYAAFYERFDTRYFPAVVRHKKIKEFVYLEQVNPMLVDDYLEKYISLQRFAHFMVVDSSRATEAYWLWHGEIREISKEEKQKPFSNSKQGNKYQNQGNRNKGNGDFRSDRNNSGGWKRQISDFVSNTNTGTVNAATFPIYCYNCWDAGNKSFECTNPRRQRPKTSCDNK